In Pseudoliparis swirei isolate HS2019 ecotype Mariana Trench chromosome 9, NWPU_hadal_v1, whole genome shotgun sequence, a genomic segment contains:
- the LOC130199713 gene encoding succinate dehydrogenase [ubiquinone] iron-sulfur subunit, mitochondrial-like: MSAVGGALYRHVLAVRNSGMMVMVRHAQTAAAPAPKARIKKFQIYRWDPDTAGDKPRMQTYEIDLNTCGPMILDALIKIKNEIDPTLTFRRSCREGICGSCAMNINGGNTLACLNKIDSNTSKPSKIYPLPHMYVVKDLVPDMSNFYAQYKSIEPYLKKKDDTQEGKEQYFQSVEDRQKLDGLYECILCACCSTSCPSYWWNEDKYLGPAVLMQAYRWMIDSRDEFTEERLSKLQDPFSLYRCHTIMNCTKTCPKGLNPGKAIAEIKKMMATYKEKKAGAS, translated from the exons ATGTCGGCGGTCGGCGGTGCCTTGTATCGACATGTTTTGGCCGTGAGGAACTCCGGCATGATGGTG ATGGTACGGCATGCTCAGACGGCCGCTGCCCCGGCACCCAAAGCCCGTATCAAGAAGTTTCAGATTTACCGATGGGACCCAGACACCGCTGGAGACAAACCGCGAATGCAGACATATGAAATTGATCTCAACAC TTGCGGCCCAATGATTCTGGACGCCCTCATTAAGATCAAGAATGAGATCGACCCCACGCTCACATTCAGACGCTCCTGCCGTGAAG GGATCTGCGGCTCGTGTGCCATGAACATAAATGGAGGCAACACGCTGGCATGCCTGAACAAAATTGACTCCAACACAAGCAAGCCCTCAAAAATCTACCCGCTCCCACACATGTATGTGGTCAAAGATCTGGTGCCT GATATGAGCAACTTCTATGCCCAGTACAAATCCATCGAGCCCTACCTGAAAAAGAAGGACGACACTCAAGAAGGGAAGGAGCAGTATTTCCAGTCGGTGGAAGACCGGCAAAAACTG GACGGCCTGTACGAGTGCATCCTGTGCGCTTGCTGCAGCACCAGCTGTCCCAGCTACTGGTGGAACGAAGACAAATACTTGGGACCTGCTGTCCTCATGCAG GCCTACCGGTGGATGATCGACTCCCGCGATGAATTCACAGAGGAACGTCTGTCTAAGCTTCAGGACCCCTTCTCTCTCTACCGCTGCCACACGATCATGAACTGCACCAAGACGTGTCCAAAG GGACTCAACCCGGGGAAGGCCATCGCAGAGATAAAGAAGATGATGGCCACCTACAAGGAGAAGAAAGCAGGGGCTTCATGA